In the genome of Triticum urartu cultivar G1812 chromosome 5, Tu2.1, whole genome shotgun sequence, one region contains:
- the LOC125508804 gene encoding RNA polymerase I termination factor-like — protein MKKDKKKGKEKKEEKEAGLGRQKQTFDTNTGKEQAEKSGLTAVNSCSERGDRADAEKVKKYRKKKEKKKDKAAETTGQMQAFDTTVENLGSEVYAERIKVKGRQSSSKSKKRKRKRQDGELAANISGADQIVAMAREDNKRKKENSVVLKESSQIDNTKKGTSKIGNGSDKVSSDLSQYAFAGEEANADGKGDKKKKKRKEGIEGGKREKEKAARSKNKGRRVTFADSVVVFSIEGRDDEEGGSSGGSELVHGQRFTLEEEATLMEAMRDYAEMKQLGEEGLEMIRRCRKYPELMGCWSDIGKSLPHRPYEAIYKRARILLTRSDERKWTQEEYHKIRQFVEKNGTDWKTLSEELGKSEIHVKDTWRRIKPKNLKKGRWTQDEHQNLFDLVNLDLRLKAHQEKNPGHRKLRDNISWEAISDKLTSRNHKNCCLKWYVTLASPLVKQGVWADIDDYRLVEALQKVDAVCIEDVDWESLLGHRSGEVCRQRWNQMVRGIGSHRQKAFIEQVEVLSKRYCPEMIDYRESEN, from the coding sequence ATGAAGAAAGACAAGAAGAAAgggaaggagaagaaggaagagaaagAGGCTGGGTTGGGTCGGCAGAAGCAGACGTTTGATACCAATACTGGTAAGGAGCAGGCCGAAAAGTCGGGCTTGACGGCGGTAAATTCCTGTTCGGAGCGTGGCGACCGGGCAGATGCAGAAAAAGTTAAGAAATACAGGAAGAAAAAGGAGAAAAAGAAAGACAAAGCAGCTGAGACGACCGGGCAGATGCAGGCATTTGATACGACTGTTGAAAATTTAGGGTCGGAGGTGTATGCAGAGAGAATCAAGGTTAAAGGAAGACAGTCTAGTAGCAAGTCCAAGAAGAGAAAGCGCAAGCGTCAGGATGGCGAGCTTGCTGCAAACATTTCTGGTGCCGATCAAATTGTGGCAATGGCAAGAGAAGATAATAAGCGAAAGAAGGAGAATTCTGTTGTGCTGAAAGAGAGCAGCCAGATCGACAATACTAAAAAAGGTACCAGTAAGATAGGAAATGGAAGTGATAAAGTGAGTTCAGACCTTAGCCAGTATGCGTTTGCTGGAGAGGAAGCTAACGCAGATGGTAAGGGTGataagaagaaaaagaagagaaaggAAGGGATTGAAGGAGGGAAAAGGGAGAAAGAAAAGGCAGCTCGATCAAAGAACAAGGGTAGGCGGGTGACGTTTGCAGATTCAGTGGTGGTTTTTAGCATCGAAGGTCGTGATGATGAAGAGGGTGGAAGCAGTGGTGGGTCTGAACTTGTACATGGACAGCGGTTTACCCTAGAAGAAGAAGCCACCCTCATGGAAGCGATGAGGGATTATGCAGAGATGAAGCAGCTGGGAGAGGAAGGCTTAGAGATGATTCGTCGCTGTAGAAAATACCCAGAGCTGATGGGTTGTTGGAGTGATATAGGGAAATCGTTACCCCATAGACCCTACGAGGCAATTTACAAGCGGGCACGTATATTACTCACTAGAAGTGATGAGCGTAAATGGACACAGGAAGAATATCACAAGATACGACAGTTTGTTGAAAAAAATGGCACGGACTGGAAGACATTGTCAGAGGAACTTGGTAAGAGTGAGATCCATGTTAAAGATACTTGGAGAAGAATAAAGCCTAAGAACTTGAAAAAGGGGAGATGGACCCAGGATGAGCACCAAAACTTGTTTGATTTGGTGAATCTTGACCTGCGTCTGAAAGCCCATCAGGAGAAAAATCCTGGGCACCGTAAGCTAAGAGATAACATTTCCTGGGAGGCCATCAGTGACAAATTGACCAGCCGTAATCACAAGAATTGCTGCCTGAAGTGGTATGTCACATTAGCATCTCCACTGGTTAAGCAAGGAGTATGGGCGGATATTGATGATTATCGACTGGTGGAAGCGCTTCAAAAGGTTGATGCTGTTTGCATTGAAGATGTTGATTGGGAGAGCCTTCTCGGTCACAGATCAGGGGAGGTTTGTCGTCAAAGATGGAACCAGATGGTCCGTGGCATTGGTAGCCACAGACAGAAGGCTTTCATCGAACAAGTGGAAGTGCTGTCGAAGCGTTACTGCCCAGAAATGATTGACTACAGGGAATCAGAAAATTAG